The following coding sequences are from one Leptospiraceae bacterium window:
- a CDS encoding HEAT repeat domain-containing protein encodes MTKQTVISKNSSGRKIKNKIFAIALVFISILPLFSANTEKDELQENLQGSEKKQKQALLSIKTAKREDLFPLISTILKSTSSEGEIQGIILDLYFSYGTDIEKYNPNLIGDLEWVFDNTKNEANIVKVLHYAATYKEKRLMYHILDYITYRDATVREYTFKAIDSFKDDRALPFILELGSSDQPIHRYYYLESLNFINDERASMHVTKLLSDPSPAIRSECIVVIEKLGLKEKLNSVLAMATNDSNYEVRKTAVVSLRNQRSKFPTTVFQKTIFDANREVRDVTVDAINAIKDPSYARFISSAMEKESLSPLRLKMVESLLTLNNHGGGLGLSAALRKDKDSQVRSRAAFAIGKLKATPVVRDLVSSLQVETVVNVKIEVTRSLGSMKEKSAVPVILNKLQTNEANELRSEFLTALNQIDDPKVMPVIFDLIDLENAETIKTGMKQLLRTMLYRYHGGGKDYRTIAISEKVSMN; translated from the coding sequence ATGACAAAACAAACAGTTATTTCTAAGAATAGTTCTGGCAGAAAGATCAAAAACAAAATCTTTGCGATAGCCTTGGTTTTTATTAGCATTCTTCCTCTTTTCTCTGCGAACACAGAAAAAGATGAGTTACAAGAAAACCTCCAAGGCTCAGAAAAGAAGCAAAAACAAGCTTTGCTCTCCATCAAGACAGCAAAGCGAGAAGATTTATTTCCCTTAATATCTACAATTTTAAAATCCACCTCTTCTGAAGGAGAAATCCAAGGAATCATACTTGATCTTTACTTTTCTTATGGAACAGATATAGAGAAATACAATCCAAATCTAATTGGAGATTTGGAATGGGTATTTGATAACACTAAGAATGAAGCAAATATAGTAAAAGTTTTGCATTATGCAGCGACCTACAAAGAAAAGCGACTCATGTATCATATTCTAGACTATATCACCTACCGAGATGCAACAGTCAGAGAGTATACATTCAAAGCAATTGATAGCTTTAAAGACGACAGAGCACTTCCTTTTATTTTAGAATTAGGAAGCTCCGATCAACCAATTCACCGTTACTATTACCTTGAATCACTCAATTTTATAAATGATGAGCGTGCGAGTATGCATGTTACGAAACTTTTAAGTGATCCGAGTCCGGCAATTCGAAGTGAATGCATAGTTGTAATTGAAAAACTAGGATTAAAAGAAAAATTAAACTCCGTTCTTGCAATGGCAACTAACGATTCCAATTACGAAGTGCGCAAAACAGCCGTTGTCTCCTTACGAAATCAACGTTCCAAATTTCCAACCACAGTTTTTCAGAAAACAATTTTCGATGCAAACAGAGAAGTTAGAGACGTAACTGTAGATGCAATCAATGCAATCAAAGATCCTTCCTATGCAAGATTTATTTCTTCCGCAATGGAAAAAGAAAGCCTCTCCCCTCTTCGCCTGAAAATGGTAGAGAGTCTTTTAACCTTAAACAATCACGGGGGTGGATTAGGATTATCCGCTGCCCTTCGTAAAGACAAAGACAGCCAAGTAAGATCAAGGGCAGCCTTTGCAATAGGAAAACTGAAAGCAACTCCTGTTGTTCGCGATTTAGTTTCCTCTTTACAAGTAGAAACAGTTGTAAATGTAAAAATTGAAGTCACTCGTTCCTTAGGGTCAATGAAAGAAAAATCCGCTGTGCCTGTAATTCTAAATAAACTACAAACAAACGAAGCAAATGAATTGAGATCAGAGTTTTTAACTGCCCTAAATCAAATAGATGATCCAAAGGTAATGCCAGTTATCTTCGACTTAATTGATCTAGAAAACGCAGAGACCATAAAGACAGGAATGAAGCAACTTCTAAGAACTATGCTCTATCGTTACCACGGTGGCGGAAAAGACTATAGAACTATCGCCATTTCAGAAAAAGTTTCGATGAACTAA
- a CDS encoding TonB-dependent receptor, which yields MLVDGVQHNELFYGSALTWELTPLNIVKSIEVIRGPGSALYGSNATNGVISLNTYSGFDLKGSLNMRTRVGNYGTRIYDFITGNTGKMFSYVLSYNSYQTNGSEYSNYDASGRKDAFGYLQKFPIKDNHKSYYLFSKLEGEGNLKGFSFQYHRQHWTYENFNGWLQSIPDTYAPNREGRDIFIFKYAKNISDKLSHEYVIRHTTNFWDYNARLYPSGNKSFPNGLTEQVYTNLQNNFGRAQMTYLFGNGGTFISGVEANEISYRGDKSHTSNADLNLHGSGKTNPNNMNLPLNPMMDWITNKPIYKIAPFAQITSGKLFNKNVEFTLGVRYDESQYHFRGIDYPYKEYFGSPTAEIYDPITSTSLVQSFPTKNIGAPFITNEKKIYRKTSPRVGMVYFLSHKVTLKFLGGTAFREPSVGELFGVNTSIAGSNNPRKISPEVIKTMEVAMDWIMSSNYNFRLNVFQTRFENVIDYSGTTNLLQNVYTMGNRGVEVELLVNLKYVNGFVNYSRFQRYLEHNLDTKVSKTPNEVTISPASTANFGLSANWNDWQGSISVQRQGEVIRRKSDIGKVDPITGMLQSNDYSNPYSYPTYRPKNVPAWTNINFRISYKLLENMSLALNVYNALNEYQLTVQRLAYPNDYIREGRRVFLDFQASF from the coding sequence ATGTTAGTAGACGGAGTGCAGCACAATGAACTTTTTTATGGCTCTGCACTTACCTGGGAATTGACTCCGCTTAATATTGTAAAATCTATCGAGGTAATTCGAGGACCCGGATCAGCACTCTATGGGTCTAATGCGACTAACGGTGTTATTAGTTTGAATACTTATTCAGGTTTCGATTTAAAGGGCTCTTTAAATATGCGAACTCGCGTTGGAAATTATGGAACAAGAATTTATGATTTCATAACTGGAAATACTGGAAAAATGTTTTCTTATGTTTTAAGTTATAATTCTTACCAGACAAACGGAAGTGAATATAGTAATTATGATGCATCAGGTAGAAAAGATGCTTTTGGATATTTACAAAAATTTCCAATTAAAGATAATCATAAAAGCTATTACCTGTTTTCTAAATTAGAAGGAGAAGGAAACCTAAAAGGATTTTCTTTTCAATATCACAGACAGCATTGGACTTATGAAAATTTTAATGGATGGTTGCAAAGTATTCCAGATACGTATGCACCGAACAGGGAAGGCAGAGACATTTTCATTTTTAAATATGCAAAAAATATATCCGATAAACTAAGCCATGAATACGTTATACGACATACTACCAATTTTTGGGATTATAATGCAAGGCTTTATCCGAGTGGGAATAAATCTTTTCCGAATGGACTCACGGAACAAGTTTATACAAATTTACAAAACAACTTTGGTAGAGCGCAAATGACTTATCTTTTTGGAAACGGAGGAACTTTCATCTCAGGTGTAGAGGCAAATGAAATTTCTTATAGAGGAGATAAAAGTCATACAAGTAATGCAGATTTGAATTTACATGGAAGCGGTAAAACTAATCCGAATAATATGAATTTGCCGCTAAACCCTATGATGGATTGGATTACAAACAAGCCAATTTATAAAATTGCCCCCTTTGCACAAATTACATCTGGAAAATTGTTTAATAAAAATGTAGAGTTTACTCTCGGCGTTCGTTACGACGAATCTCAATATCATTTTAGAGGAATTGATTATCCCTATAAAGAATATTTCGGCTCTCCCACCGCAGAAATTTATGATCCAATTACTTCTACTTCGCTGGTTCAGTCTTTTCCAACAAAAAATATTGGAGCACCTTTTATCACCAATGAAAAAAAAATCTACCGCAAAACAAGTCCTAGAGTTGGAATGGTTTATTTTTTGAGTCATAAAGTGACATTGAAATTTTTAGGAGGCACAGCTTTTCGTGAACCATCGGTCGGGGAATTATTTGGGGTTAACACCTCTATTGCGGGCTCTAATAACCCCCGAAAGATCAGTCCAGAAGTAATTAAAACAATGGAAGTTGCAATGGACTGGATTATGAGTTCGAATTATAATTTTAGATTAAATGTTTTTCAAACCAGATTTGAAAATGTAATCGACTACAGTGGAACAACTAATCTTCTCCAAAACGTTTATACTATGGGCAATAGAGGAGTTGAAGTTGAACTGTTAGTTAATTTAAAATATGTAAATGGGTTTGTTAATTATTCCAGATTCCAAAGATACCTCGAACATAATTTAGATACGAAAGTTTCCAAGACTCCAAACGAAGTAACCATTTCTCCCGCAAGCACCGCAAACTTTGGATTATCTGCTAACTGGAATGATTGGCAGGGATCAATATCTGTGCAGAGGCAGGGAGAAGTTATCAGAAGAAAAAGTGATATAGGTAAAGTTGATCCAATAACAGGAATGTTACAATCGAATGATTACAGCAATCCTTACTCTTATCCAACCTACAGACCCAAAAATGTGCCAGCATGGACAAATATAAATTTCAGAATAAGTTATAAACTATTAGAAAATATGAGTCTAGCGCTTAATGTATATAATGCGCTAAATGAATATCAACTTACAGTTCAGCGTTTAGCCTATCCGAATGATTACATTAGAGAAGGTAGGAGAGTCTTTTTGGATTTCCAAGCGAGTTTTTGA
- a CDS encoding cyclic nucleotide-binding domain-containing protein, with the protein MLNKLFTNEFLQDTDVHDYKKGDELISEGAASNETMYFVLNGSCAVYKRQGDTPVLINQLKAGDFFGEIALISNQPRTATVTVDSDTAKLLLFSKKKFIQQTVSNPVLMFSILKAAIARFLRADVNFENTIKAIPNMKPDLIVKLNQNHVKLVNIKALNYIHSLPILNLGKNLKIFTETKDANPHMYFILRGTISLLKEHHGKNVEVATLELGHFFGETSFISDTPYTLSAITKSDDVKLVQIDKVAFLKIVNLHPEFLFNNLKNTIWKLINTEKATFNLKSKIMKDGPSASTDLKIYKKGDYIIKEGDASNETMYFILEGSFAVMKNRGESIEEVNVLKSGDFFGELSLISSQPRTASIQVKSESGKLLLFSKEKFIQKTKESPGLMFSILKATIARLIRAESSIDKIIKALPELDPALATRLNESRVDNINVFNYVHNLHNRIMLRGDKIYSEGDKGDGSMYFIYEGTVAVIKKYHKKNMKITTYEKGDFFGETSIVSDSPRSQTMITVSEKAKVVRIDKDILMKIVHISPGFLFSLLRTVIWKLIIAEKALFKLNMKVDDIYEKKD; encoded by the coding sequence ATGTTAAACAAACTTTTCACAAACGAATTTCTTCAGGATACAGATGTCCACGATTATAAAAAGGGCGATGAATTAATCTCGGAAGGAGCTGCTTCTAACGAAACAATGTATTTCGTTTTAAATGGTTCTTGTGCAGTGTATAAAAGACAAGGAGATACGCCTGTTCTAATAAACCAATTGAAAGCAGGAGATTTTTTTGGAGAGATTGCCCTTATTTCTAATCAACCCAGAACTGCAACGGTAACGGTCGATTCAGATACTGCCAAATTATTATTATTTAGTAAGAAAAAATTTATTCAACAAACAGTTTCAAATCCCGTCTTAATGTTTTCTATTTTGAAAGCAGCTATTGCTCGTTTTCTCCGTGCCGATGTAAATTTTGAAAACACAATTAAAGCAATTCCAAATATGAAACCAGATTTAATTGTAAAATTAAATCAAAACCACGTTAAACTTGTAAATATAAAAGCACTCAATTATATTCACTCTCTGCCCATTTTAAATTTGGGAAAGAATTTAAAAATCTTTACAGAGACTAAGGATGCTAATCCACACATGTATTTTATTCTACGCGGAACGATTTCTCTTTTAAAAGAGCATCATGGTAAGAATGTGGAAGTAGCAACGCTCGAACTAGGACACTTTTTTGGAGAGACATCATTTATTAGTGATACTCCTTATACATTGTCTGCTATTACAAAATCGGATGATGTTAAATTGGTTCAGATTGATAAAGTAGCATTTCTTAAGATTGTAAATTTGCATCCTGAGTTTTTGTTCAATAATCTTAAGAATACAATTTGGAAGTTAATCAATACCGAGAAAGCAACGTTTAATTTAAAATCAAAAATCATGAAGGACGGACCTTCTGCTTCTACAGATTTAAAGATATATAAAAAAGGCGATTACATTATCAAAGAAGGAGATGCTTCTAACGAGACAATGTATTTTATTTTAGAGGGTTCATTTGCTGTGATGAAAAATCGTGGTGAATCAATCGAAGAAGTCAACGTTCTAAAATCGGGTGATTTCTTCGGTGAACTTTCTCTTATATCCAGCCAGCCTAGAACGGCAAGCATTCAAGTTAAATCCGAAAGCGGCAAATTGCTGTTATTCAGTAAAGAGAAATTCATTCAAAAGACAAAAGAAAGTCCCGGTCTTATGTTCTCTATTTTAAAAGCTACCATTGCCCGTTTGATACGCGCAGAGTCTTCCATTGATAAAATCATCAAAGCACTTCCAGAGCTTGATCCAGCATTAGCTACTCGACTGAATGAGAGTCGGGTTGACAATATCAATGTTTTTAATTATGTTCATAATCTTCACAATCGTATCATGCTTCGGGGGGATAAGATTTATTCCGAAGGCGATAAGGGTGATGGGTCTATGTATTTTATTTACGAAGGAACTGTGGCTGTTATTAAAAAATATCACAAAAAGAATATGAAGATTACGACATACGAAAAAGGGGATTTCTTTGGAGAAACTTCTATCGTAAGTGACTCTCCCAGGTCTCAGACAATGATTACCGTTTCGGAGAAGGCAAAGGTTGTTCGAATCGACAAAGATATTCTAATGAAGATAGTCCATATTAGCCCCGGATTCTTGTTTAGCTTACTTAGAACTGTAATCTGGAAGCTTATTATTGCAGAGAAAGCATTGTTTAAGCTGAATATGAAAGTGGATGATATTTACGAGAAGAAAGATTAA
- a CDS encoding MCP four helix bundle domain-containing protein produces MNKLFRQFELRTFFESSFSKLKNRDLAIQLAGFQKKFNHIPLFQSFLQFFTSFTLILRLVSRSSSIVNQNMKQIVDQTHNMNHDLITIRNVMDEYLEKINQFSEEMQNVTSEVKEIHLQTRTMADKNNSVLESSNDIQSKIQSGAKTMEAGVYLIAELVEQNKELNTTIRDLWAKYGFLVAHSKDLIKIAESTRMLALNAEIESAHAGEVGKGFAVVAQEMGKLAKRNSDISREIASGILEMQEQAKLTEINVTSSVMLAENSEQEIQAAHKTYVNVSNSITNVLKDSNDFLTSFSNLELSMKLITENFNSANSLLSESNKKVVDVSKALDSQISTVKEIDARTLSTFTASRILNSLISQFTIPGFKDVSPKVKTVEKLIESILSIRGILITALFDDPRGITEQFKSEKNQIDSEIITEIQNLQSLVSTQSDKLKAEEFNTWWKEYQTQSDLCLSKVISNDQSVAKEIYSSLKDKISPALTTLLSLIVQEIIDLNDKSFIKKN; encoded by the coding sequence TTGAATAAATTATTTCGGCAGTTTGAACTTAGAACTTTTTTTGAATCTAGCTTTAGTAAATTAAAAAATCGGGACTTAGCAATCCAACTTGCAGGATTTCAGAAAAAATTCAATCACATTCCCCTATTCCAATCCTTTCTACAATTCTTCACAAGCTTCACATTAATTCTCAGACTAGTAAGCCGTTCTTCCTCCATTGTAAACCAGAATATGAAGCAGATTGTAGATCAGACTCATAACATGAATCATGACTTAATCACCATTCGAAATGTAATGGACGAATACCTAGAAAAGATAAACCAATTTTCAGAAGAAATGCAAAATGTAACAAGCGAAGTCAAAGAAATTCATTTACAGACTCGAACTATGGCAGATAAAAATAACAGCGTTCTAGAGTCTTCGAATGATATCCAAAGCAAAATACAAAGTGGCGCAAAGACAATGGAAGCAGGTGTTTACTTGATTGCAGAATTGGTTGAACAAAACAAAGAATTAAATACTACCATTCGTGACCTTTGGGCAAAGTATGGATTTTTAGTAGCGCATTCCAAAGACTTAATCAAAATTGCTGAAAGCACAAGGATGCTTGCGCTTAACGCAGAAATTGAATCTGCACATGCAGGAGAAGTTGGAAAAGGGTTTGCAGTTGTTGCACAGGAAATGGGGAAACTTGCCAAAAGAAATTCTGACATATCACGCGAAATCGCAAGTGGAATCCTCGAAATGCAAGAACAGGCAAAGCTAACAGAAATAAATGTTACCTCTTCTGTAATGCTAGCTGAAAATTCGGAACAAGAAATTCAAGCAGCGCATAAGACTTATGTAAATGTTAGCAATTCAATCACCAATGTTTTAAAAGATTCAAATGACTTCCTTACTTCTTTTTCTAATTTAGAACTCAGCATGAAATTGATTACTGAGAATTTTAATAGCGCAAACTCTCTATTATCCGAATCAAACAAAAAAGTAGTCGATGTGTCTAAAGCCTTAGACTCTCAAATTTCAACCGTAAAAGAAATTGATGCGAGGACATTATCCACATTTACCGCAAGTAGAATTCTTAACTCTCTGATTTCTCAATTTACCATTCCGGGGTTTAAAGATGTTAGCCCCAAAGTAAAGACTGTAGAAAAGCTAATTGAATCTATTTTAAGTATTCGTGGAATTTTAATCACAGCACTCTTCGATGACCCGAGAGGAATTACAGAACAATTTAAGTCAGAGAAAAATCAAATAGATTCTGAAATCATTACCGAAATTCAAAACCTTCAATCTTTAGTTTCAACCCAATCCGATAAATTGAAAGCAGAAGAGTTTAATACTTGGTGGAAAGAATATCAAACCCAAAGTGATCTATGTTTATCTAAAGTAATTTCCAACGACCAAAGCGTTGCCAAAGAAATCTATTCTTCTCTCAAAGATAAAATCAGCCCTGCTCTCACTACTCTACTCAGTCTTATCGTGCAAGAAATCATTGACTTAAACGACAAATCATTTATTAAAAAAAATTAA